A genomic stretch from Streptomyces sp. QL37 includes:
- the hemE gene encoding uroporphyrinogen decarboxylase — protein MRTTPATHDSAFLKACRREPVPHTPVWFMRQAGRSLPEYLKVREGIAMLDSCMIPELVTEITLQPVRRHKVDAAIYFSDIVVPLRAIGIDLDIKPGIGPVIAEPIRTRADLARLRDLTPEDVPYVTAAIGMLTAELGATPLIGFAGAPFTLASYLVEGGPSRNHERTKAMMYGEPELWADLLDRLAEITGAFLKVQIEAGASAVQLFDSWVGALAPADYRRSVMPASAKVFDAVASYGVPRIHFGVGTGELLGPMGEAGADVVGVDWRVPMDEGARRVGPGKALQGNLDPAVLFAPTEAVEEKTREVLAAAAGLEGHIFNLGHGVMPATDPDALTRLVEYVHRQTAR, from the coding sequence CTGCGGACGACCCCCGCCACCCATGACTCGGCGTTCCTCAAGGCCTGCCGCCGGGAGCCGGTGCCGCACACCCCGGTCTGGTTCATGCGTCAGGCGGGACGCTCGCTGCCCGAGTACCTGAAGGTCCGCGAGGGCATCGCGATGCTCGACTCGTGCATGATCCCCGAGCTGGTCACCGAGATCACGCTGCAGCCCGTGCGCCGTCACAAGGTCGACGCCGCGATCTACTTCAGCGACATCGTCGTACCGCTCAGGGCCATCGGCATCGACCTCGACATCAAGCCCGGCATCGGCCCGGTGATCGCCGAGCCGATCCGCACCCGCGCCGACCTGGCCCGGCTGCGCGACCTCACGCCCGAGGACGTCCCGTACGTCACCGCGGCCATCGGGATGCTCACCGCCGAGCTCGGCGCCACGCCGCTCATCGGCTTCGCCGGCGCGCCGTTCACCCTCGCGAGCTACCTCGTGGAGGGCGGCCCGTCCCGCAACCACGAGCGCACCAAGGCCATGATGTACGGCGAGCCGGAGCTCTGGGCCGACCTGCTCGACCGGCTCGCGGAGATCACCGGCGCGTTCCTCAAGGTCCAGATCGAGGCCGGCGCCTCCGCCGTGCAGCTCTTCGACTCCTGGGTCGGCGCCCTCGCCCCGGCCGACTACCGCCGCTCCGTCATGCCGGCCTCCGCGAAGGTCTTCGACGCCGTCGCGTCGTACGGCGTCCCGCGCATCCACTTCGGCGTCGGCACCGGCGAGCTGCTCGGCCCGATGGGCGAGGCGGGGGCGGACGTCGTCGGCGTCGACTGGCGCGTCCCCATGGACGAGGGCGCCCGCCGGGTCGGCCCCGGCAAGGCGCTCCAGGGCAACCTCGACCCGGCGGTGCTGTTCGCGCCGACCGAGGCGGTGGAGGAGAAGACCCGCGAGGTGCTCGCCGCCGCCGCCGGTCTCGAAGGCCACATCTTCAACCTCGGGCACGGCGTCATGCCGGCCACCGACCCGGACGCCCTGACGCGACTGGTGGAGTACGTCCACCGGCAGACCGCCCGTTAG
- a CDS encoding DUF3000 domain-containing protein codes for MAPAQGQFSDHSDGTDSEEGADGDGVPPAFRSAVDALRSACLRPELEVEPTRPPQRLAPHAYALEAAVVEGEDDLADGRLVLLHDPSGHDTWQGTFRLVTLVRAELEPEMAADPLLPEVCWSWLTGALDARGLSYGEAGGTVTRAGSHYFGALAARRPATQIEIRASWTPREGRGGVPDTAGHLTAWGDLLCQLAGLPPSGTSDAAVVTLPQRRGPQVS; via the coding sequence ATGGCTCCGGCTCAGGGACAATTTTCCGATCATTCCGATGGCACTGACAGCGAGGAGGGCGCGGACGGCGACGGCGTCCCGCCCGCGTTCCGGTCGGCGGTCGACGCGCTGCGTTCCGCCTGCCTGCGCCCCGAACTGGAGGTCGAGCCGACACGGCCGCCGCAGCGGCTCGCCCCGCACGCGTATGCCCTGGAGGCCGCCGTCGTGGAGGGCGAGGACGATCTCGCCGACGGCCGCCTGGTCCTCCTGCACGACCCGTCCGGCCACGACACCTGGCAGGGCACGTTCCGCTTGGTGACGCTCGTACGCGCCGAACTCGAACCGGAGATGGCCGCCGACCCGCTGCTGCCCGAGGTCTGCTGGTCCTGGCTCACGGGGGCGCTGGACGCCCGGGGCCTCTCGTACGGGGAGGCCGGGGGGACGGTGACGCGCGCCGGTTCGCACTACTTCGGCGCGCTGGCCGCGCGCCGCCCGGCGACACAGATCGAGATCCGGGCCTCGTGGACGCCGCGCGAGGGGCGCGGCGGGGTGCCGGACACGGCCGGGCACCTGACCGCCTGGGGCGATCTGCTCTGCCAGCTGGCCGGTCTGCCGCCGTCGGGCACCTCGGACGCGGCGGTGGTGACGCTGCCCCAGAGGCGCGGTCCGCAGGTCTCATAA
- a CDS encoding response regulator transcription factor — MSVLLEQPASLVAYRPNKPTAMVVVADPRVRSTVTRHLWALGVRDVIEASSIAEARPRVGNPRDICVADVHLPDGSGLTLLSETRAAGWPNGLALSAADDIGAVRNALAGGVKGYVVTGTRTNIGHPTRPGVAPIGANAARMHRRPPGSPSHPGGYRELSGREVEVLRLVAEGQSNKAIGVSMGLSALTVKSHLARIARKLGTGDRAGMVAVALRTGIIH, encoded by the coding sequence GTGTCCGTTCTCCTCGAGCAGCCCGCAAGCCTGGTCGCCTACCGCCCGAACAAGCCGACGGCCATGGTCGTCGTGGCCGACCCGCGCGTCCGTTCCACCGTCACCCGCCATCTGTGGGCCCTCGGAGTTCGTGACGTCATCGAGGCGTCGTCCATCGCGGAGGCCCGCCCCCGCGTCGGCAACCCGCGCGACATCTGCGTTGCCGACGTCCACCTGCCCGACGGTTCCGGGCTGACCCTGCTGTCCGAGACCCGAGCCGCCGGCTGGCCGAACGGCCTCGCCCTCTCCGCCGCCGATGACATCGGCGCGGTACGCAACGCCCTCGCGGGCGGCGTGAAGGGCTATGTCGTCACCGGCACCCGTACCAACATCGGCCACCCCACCCGTCCCGGCGTCGCCCCGATCGGCGCCAATGCCGCCCGAATGCACCGCAGGCCTCCCGGTTCCCCGAGCCACCCGGGCGGCTACCGCGAACTCTCCGGCCGTGAGGTGGAGGTGCTCCGCCTGGTCGCCGAAGGCCAGTCCAACAAGGCCATCGGCGTCTCGATGGGTCTCTCCGCCCTCACCGTCAAGAGCCACCTCGCCCGCATCGCCCGCAAGCTCGGCACCGGAGACCGCGCCGGAATGGTCGCCGTGGCCCTGCGCACGGGCATCATCCACTGA
- a CDS encoding HRDC domain-containing protein, translating to MTDAQETAADTSLRTTGGAPPDDVAPAPIPLLEPREGIPPVVATDDALARVVADFAAGTGPVAVDAERASGYRYGQRAYLVQLRREGAGSALIDPVGCPDLSTLGQALTGSEWILHAATQDLPCLRDIGMTPTSLFDTELAGRLAGFPRVGLGAIVENVLGYALEKGHSAVDWSTRPLPDPWLRYAALDVELLVDLRDALEAELDRQGKLEWALEEFAAIASAPPAPPRKDPWRRTSGMHKVRRRRQIAVVRELWTARDQVAQRRDISPGKVLGDAAIIEAALALPANVQALTALPGFGHRMGRRQLEQWQAAVDRAKELPESELPQPGQQPAGPPPPRSWADKDPAAAARLSAARAAVSELAERLHMPQENLITPDTVRRICWEPPKTLTPDAVETALAAHGARNWQIGQVGPLLLRALDTSA from the coding sequence GTGACCGACGCCCAAGAGACCGCAGCAGACACTTCACTGCGAACCACCGGGGGCGCTCCCCCGGACGACGTCGCCCCGGCGCCGATCCCCTTGCTCGAACCGCGCGAGGGCATCCCCCCGGTGGTGGCGACCGACGACGCGCTGGCCCGGGTGGTCGCGGACTTCGCCGCGGGCACCGGCCCCGTCGCCGTCGACGCCGAGCGCGCCTCGGGCTATCGCTACGGCCAGCGCGCCTACCTCGTGCAGCTGCGGCGCGAGGGTGCGGGGAGCGCGCTGATCGACCCGGTCGGCTGCCCCGACCTGTCCACGCTCGGCCAGGCCCTCACCGGCTCCGAGTGGATCCTGCACGCCGCCACCCAGGACCTGCCCTGCCTGCGCGACATAGGCATGACCCCGACCTCGCTCTTCGACACGGAGCTCGCCGGCCGTCTGGCGGGATTCCCGCGCGTCGGCCTCGGCGCCATAGTGGAGAACGTCCTCGGCTACGCCCTGGAGAAGGGCCACTCCGCGGTCGACTGGTCCACCCGCCCCCTGCCCGACCCCTGGCTGCGCTACGCCGCGCTGGACGTCGAGCTGCTGGTGGACCTGCGCGACGCCCTGGAGGCGGAGCTGGACCGCCAGGGCAAGCTGGAGTGGGCGCTGGAGGAGTTCGCCGCGATCGCCTCGGCGCCGCCCGCTCCCCCGCGCAAGGACCCGTGGCGCCGGACCTCCGGCATGCACAAGGTGCGCCGCCGCCGCCAGATCGCGGTCGTACGGGAGCTGTGGACCGCCCGTGACCAGGTGGCGCAGCGCCGTGACATCTCGCCCGGCAAGGTGCTCGGGGACGCCGCGATCATCGAAGCGGCCCTGGCGCTCCCGGCGAACGTGCAGGCCTTGACCGCGCTGCCCGGTTTCGGGCACCGCATGGGACGCCGTCAGCTGGAGCAGTGGCAGGCGGCCGTCGACCGGGCCAAGGAGCTGCCCGAGTCGGAGCTGCCGCAGCCCGGCCAGCAGCCCGCAGGCCCGCCGCCGCCCCGCTCGTGGGCGGACAAGGACCCGGCCGCTGCGGCCCGGCTGTCGGCGGCCCGCGCCGCAGTGTCGGAGCTCGCCGAGCGGCTGCACATGCCGCAGGAGAATCTGATCACCCCCGACACCGTGCGGCGGATCTGCTGGGAGCCGCCCAAGACGCTGACCCCGGACGCGGTCGAGACCGCGCTGGCCGCACACGGCGCGCGCAACTGGCAGATCGGGCAGGTCGGCCCGCTGCTGCTGCGCGCCCTGGACACGAGCGCCTGA
- a CDS encoding acetyl-CoA C-acyltransferase, protein MPRTIRDVVFVDGVRTPFGKAGPKGIYHETRADDLVVKAIRELLRRNPDLDPAKIDEVAIAATTQIGDQGLTLGRTAGILAGLPQSVPGYSIDRMCAGALTAVTSTAGSIAFGAYDVVIAGGVEHMGRHPMGESVDPNPRLVSEKLVDESALFMGMTAENLHDRYPSITKQRADEYAVRSQEKAAKAYANGKIQQDLVPVSVRRTNAEAGETGWGLVTADEPMRPGTTLESLAGLKTPFRAHGRVTAGNAAGLNDGATASLLASEETARELGLPVKMRLVSYAFAGVEPEVMGYGPIPATEKALAKAGLSIDDIGLFEINEAFAVQVLAFLEHYGIADDDQRVNQYGGAIAYGHPLASSGVRLMTQLARQFEEQPEVRYGLTTMCVGFGMGATVVWENPNFDGGNK, encoded by the coding sequence GTGCCTCGTACCATCCGGGACGTCGTCTTCGTCGACGGCGTCCGCACCCCGTTCGGCAAAGCGGGCCCGAAGGGCATCTACCACGAGACCCGCGCCGACGATCTCGTCGTGAAGGCCATCCGGGAGCTGCTGCGCCGCAACCCGGACCTGGACCCCGCGAAGATCGACGAGGTCGCCATCGCCGCGACCACGCAGATCGGCGACCAGGGCCTCACGCTCGGCCGCACCGCCGGGATCCTGGCCGGTCTGCCGCAGTCGGTACCCGGTTACTCCATCGACCGCATGTGTGCGGGCGCCCTGACCGCCGTCACCTCGACGGCCGGTTCCATCGCCTTCGGCGCGTACGACGTCGTCATCGCGGGCGGTGTCGAGCACATGGGCCGCCACCCGATGGGCGAGAGCGTGGACCCGAACCCGCGTCTCGTGTCGGAGAAGCTGGTCGACGAGTCCGCCCTCTTCATGGGCATGACCGCGGAGAACCTGCACGACAGGTACCCCTCGATCACCAAGCAGCGCGCCGACGAGTACGCGGTCCGTTCGCAGGAGAAGGCCGCCAAGGCCTACGCCAACGGCAAGATCCAGCAGGACCTCGTGCCGGTCTCCGTGCGCCGCACCAACGCCGAGGCCGGGGAGACGGGCTGGGGCCTGGTCACCGCCGACGAGCCGATGCGCCCGGGCACGACCCTGGAGTCGCTGGCCGGTCTGAAGACCCCGTTCCGCGCCCACGGCCGCGTCACGGCCGGAAACGCCGCGGGTCTCAACGACGGCGCCACCGCCTCGCTGCTCGCCTCCGAGGAGACCGCCCGCGAGCTGGGCCTCCCGGTCAAGATGCGCCTCGTGTCGTACGCCTTCGCGGGTGTCGAGCCCGAGGTCATGGGCTACGGCCCGATCCCGGCGACGGAGAAGGCCCTGGCCAAGGCCGGTCTCTCCATCGACGACATCGGTCTCTTCGAGATCAACGAGGCCTTCGCCGTGCAGGTGCTCGCCTTCCTGGAGCACTACGGCATCGCCGACGACGACCAGCGCGTCAACCAGTACGGCGGCGCGATCGCCTACGGCCACCCGCTCGCCTCCTCCGGCGTCCGCCTGATGACTCAGCTGGCCCGCCAGTTCGAGGAGCAGCCGGAGGTCCGCTACGGCCTGACGACCATGTGCGTCGGCTTCGGCATGGGCGCGACGGTCGTCTGGGAGAACCCGAACTTCGACGGAGGCAACAAGTGA
- a CDS encoding 3-hydroxyacyl-CoA dehydrogenase NAD-binding domain-containing protein produces the protein MSSTTELLKGAAELFPGEVVTQAHVRHLDLPGGAGRFALITLDNGFDHTKPTTIGPQSLANLNAAVDQVEKEAADGAIVGVGVTGKPFIFAVGADLKGVELLKDHKDALAIGKGGHDVFRRLSGLAVPTFAYYNGAAMGGGVEIGLHCSYRTVSSALPAFSLPEVFLGLVPGWGGCALLPNLIGADRAVSVIIENSLNQNRQLKGKQVFELGIADAIFEGADFLEQSLIWTASVLKGEIAVERPEVDRGDAWDQAVARGKAIADSKVHGAAPAAYRALEIIAAAKSGDLGAGFDAEDQALADLIMGGELRSGIYSFNLVQKRAKRPAGAPDKSLARPVTKVGVVGAGLMASQLALLFLRRLEVPVVLTDIDQERVDKGVSYVQAEIDKLLGKGRINQDKANRLKALVSGVLDKAEGFSDADFIIEAVFEEIGVKQQVFAEVEAVAPAHAILATNTSSLSVTEMASKLKNPERVVGFHFFNPVAILPLLEIVRGEQTDDASLATAFGVARKLKKTAVLVKDAPAFVVNRILTRFMGEIQNIIDEGTPVETAEKAIEPLGLPMSPLVLLELVGPAIGLHVSETLNRAFPDRFTVSENLAAVVKAGKRGFYVYDSGKPELDPEVAALLKQGDTVLTEDQVRDRVLDAVAQEIGLMLAEGVVAEPQDIDLCLITGAGWPFHLGGITPYLDREGVSERVNGKPFLAPGVASVPA, from the coding sequence GTGAGCTCCACCACTGAGCTTCTGAAGGGCGCGGCCGAGCTGTTCCCCGGCGAGGTCGTCACGCAGGCGCACGTGCGCCACCTCGACCTTCCCGGCGGCGCGGGGCGCTTCGCCCTCATCACGCTGGACAACGGCTTCGACCACACCAAGCCGACCACCATCGGCCCGCAGTCGCTGGCGAATCTGAACGCCGCCGTCGACCAGGTCGAGAAGGAGGCCGCCGACGGCGCGATCGTCGGCGTCGGCGTCACCGGCAAGCCGTTCATCTTCGCGGTCGGCGCGGACCTCAAGGGCGTCGAGCTCCTCAAGGACCACAAGGACGCGCTGGCCATCGGCAAGGGTGGCCACGACGTCTTCCGCCGCCTCTCCGGCCTCGCGGTCCCGACGTTCGCGTACTACAACGGCGCGGCCATGGGCGGCGGTGTGGAGATCGGTCTGCACTGCTCCTACCGCACCGTCTCCAGCGCGCTGCCGGCGTTCTCGCTGCCCGAGGTCTTCCTCGGTCTGGTCCCCGGCTGGGGCGGCTGCGCGCTGCTCCCCAACCTGATCGGCGCCGACCGCGCCGTCTCGGTGATCATCGAGAACTCGCTCAACCAGAACCGTCAGCTCAAGGGCAAGCAGGTCTTCGAGCTCGGGATCGCCGACGCGATCTTCGAGGGCGCGGACTTCCTGGAGCAGTCGCTGATCTGGACCGCCTCCGTCCTCAAGGGCGAGATCGCGGTGGAGCGTCCCGAGGTCGACCGCGGTGACGCCTGGGACCAGGCCGTCGCCCGCGGCAAGGCGATCGCCGACTCCAAGGTGCACGGGGCGGCCCCCGCCGCGTACCGCGCGCTGGAGATCATCGCCGCGGCGAAGAGCGGCGACCTGGGCGCCGGCTTCGACGCCGAGGACCAGGCCCTCGCGGACCTGATCATGGGCGGCGAGCTGCGCTCCGGGATCTACTCCTTCAACCTGGTCCAGAAGCGCGCCAAGCGCCCGGCCGGTGCCCCGGACAAGTCCCTGGCCCGCCCGGTCACCAAGGTCGGTGTGGTGGGCGCGGGCCTGATGGCCAGCCAGCTCGCGCTGCTCTTCCTCCGCCGCCTGGAGGTCCCGGTCGTCCTCACGGACATCGACCAGGAGCGCGTCGACAAGGGCGTCAGCTACGTCCAGGCCGAGATCGACAAGCTGCTCGGCAAGGGCCGTATCAACCAGGACAAGGCCAACCGCCTGAAGGCCCTGGTCTCCGGCGTGCTGGACAAGGCGGAGGGCTTCTCCGACGCCGACTTCATCATCGAGGCCGTCTTCGAGGAGATCGGCGTCAAGCAGCAGGTGTTCGCGGAGGTCGAGGCGGTCGCCCCGGCGCACGCGATCCTCGCCACCAACACCTCGTCCCTCTCGGTCACCGAGATGGCGTCGAAGCTGAAGAACCCCGAGCGGGTCGTCGGCTTCCACTTCTTCAACCCGGTCGCGATCCTCCCGCTCCTGGAGATCGTGCGCGGCGAGCAGACCGACGACGCCTCGCTGGCCACGGCCTTCGGTGTCGCCCGCAAGCTGAAGAAGACCGCGGTGCTGGTGAAGGACGCCCCGGCGTTCGTCGTCAACCGCATCCTCACCCGCTTCATGGGCGAGATCCAGAACATCATCGACGAGGGCACCCCGGTCGAGACGGCGGAGAAGGCCATCGAGCCCCTCGGCCTGCCGATGTCCCCGCTGGTGCTGCTGGAGCTGGTCGGCCCGGCGATCGGCCTGCACGTCTCCGAGACCCTGAACCGCGCGTTCCCGGACCGCTTCACGGTCTCCGAGAACCTCGCGGCGGTCGTCAAGGCGGGCAAGCGCGGCTTCTACGTCTACGACTCCGGCAAGCCGGAGCTGGACCCGGAGGTCGCGGCGCTCCTCAAGCAGGGCGACACCGTCCTGACGGAGGACCAGGTCCGTGACCGCGTCCTGGACGCGGTGGCCCAGGAGATCGGCCTGATGCTGGCCGAGGGCGTCGTCGCCGAGCCGCAGGACATCGACCTCTGCCTGATCACCGGCGCGGGCTGGCCCTTCCACCTGGGCGGCATCACGCCGTACCTGGACCGCGAGGGCGTCTCGGAGCGGGTGAACGGCAAGCCGTTCCTGGCGCCGGGCGTGGCGAGCGTCCCGGCCTAA
- a CDS encoding phosphodiester glycosidase family protein — translation MGPGRLTVRSGPRTRWSGVLLALLASVPGCTGAVPSEDGAAQGPPAGVAECSRVLPCGVTAERFTRRLADGKSVGISVISVEPSADAEVEVVHGEHVATAETVGELAKRARAVAAVNGSFFATDLLRGYAGYPGDALGIEVADGRIVSEAVNGRTALILPGTAGARPRIDEVATHLTLRAGDGARRELDGVNRVPGTILGCGGTGGDLSATTRRAESRPRHNRLCVDSGEIVAFGPEWGVRSPPGRAGSAEVLLDGRGRVTEVRRPAGGDIPRHGSTLVGVGEGADWLLAHARRGRPLTRDVRVTDREGRNVIGRGVSILGAGPALVRDGKQWINSAANGFAPGARDPRQPRTVVAVKEDGTLLLAVFDGRTEASAGATFAEAAQAMLRMGAVEAMNLDGGGSSTAVVGGELFNEPSDGRQRRVANALAVVPK, via the coding sequence CGCAGGGACCACCGGCAGGGGTCGCCGAGTGCTCCCGCGTCCTTCCCTGCGGAGTGACGGCCGAGCGGTTCACGCGTCGGCTGGCGGACGGGAAGAGCGTCGGCATCAGCGTGATCTCCGTCGAGCCCTCCGCCGACGCCGAGGTGGAAGTGGTCCACGGCGAACACGTCGCGACCGCCGAGACCGTGGGGGAGCTGGCGAAGCGTGCCCGAGCGGTCGCCGCGGTGAACGGCTCCTTCTTCGCCACCGATCTGCTGCGGGGGTACGCCGGCTACCCGGGGGACGCCCTCGGCATCGAGGTCGCCGACGGACGGATCGTGAGCGAGGCGGTGAACGGCCGCACCGCGCTGATCCTGCCCGGGACGGCGGGGGCCCGTCCGCGCATCGACGAGGTCGCGACGCACCTGACACTGCGAGCGGGTGACGGCGCACGGCGTGAGCTGGACGGTGTGAACAGGGTGCCCGGCACGATCCTCGGCTGCGGGGGGACCGGCGGTGACCTCTCGGCCACGACGAGGCGGGCCGAGTCCCGGCCCCGGCACAACCGACTCTGCGTGGACAGCGGTGAGATAGTCGCCTTCGGACCGGAGTGGGGAGTGCGTTCGCCACCCGGCCGGGCAGGCAGTGCCGAAGTCCTCCTCGACGGGCGGGGAAGGGTCACGGAGGTGCGCCGGCCGGCCGGTGGCGACATTCCGAGGCACGGCAGCACGCTCGTCGGTGTCGGTGAGGGTGCGGACTGGCTGCTGGCCCACGCCCGGAGAGGGCGGCCGCTCACACGGGACGTACGCGTGACCGATCGGGAGGGCAGGAACGTCATCGGCCGGGGGGTGAGCATCCTCGGAGCCGGTCCGGCGCTCGTGCGCGACGGGAAGCAGTGGATCAACAGCGCGGCCAACGGCTTCGCTCCCGGGGCGCGGGACCCGCGTCAGCCACGGACCGTGGTCGCGGTCAAGGAGGACGGCACGCTGTTGCTGGCCGTCTTCGACGGCCGGACCGAGGCCAGCGCCGGAGCGACCTTCGCGGAGGCGGCGCAGGCGATGCTCCGGATGGGAGCCGTGGAGGCGATGAACCTGGACGGTGGGGGGTCCAGCACCGCCGTGGTGGGAGGCGAGTTGTTCAACGAGCCCTCGGACGGGCGGCAGCGACGCGTCGCGAACGCCCTGGCTGTCGTACCGAAATGA